The genomic segment TCATCGGACACTTCCCATTCCTCGCCGATGTGGCCAAAACGGCGAGGAATCTCTGGATAATCGAAAAAAGGGTGCATCCGGGAGACTATTCGGAAGAGGAGGGCAAGGACCTTATCCCTCAGTCCGATATAGTGGTCATCTCCAGCACCACGATTATCAACCGAACTCTCGGAGACATCCTCGAACGGTGCAGGGAAGGAGCCGTCAAGATGCTCCTGGGACCAAGCACGCCCATGACGGAGACGCTTTTCACCCTGGGTATAGACATGCTCTCGGGGAGCGTGGTGACGGATAAAGACACGGTGCTGAGATCGGTAAGCGAAGGGGTCAGTTTCATGCAGCTCAAGAGAAGAGGCGGTGTCCGCTTTGTGAGTATGGTCAAGAATTACGATGACATCGTCCGGAGATTGGCGGGTTAAGCAGATACCAATCGAATAATGACACATGGAGGATTTTGAAATGAGGGGCGCAAAGTTTCTTTTTTTACTGGTCTTGACGGCGGCGGCATTCTTCGCCATAACTCCACGGATCACTTCGCTTCATGCCGCGGAGTACAAAGTAATAACCGACATGTGCGGCAACAAGGTTGAAGTACCTGTCAGCCCGCAGAGGATAGCGAGCATGCACTGTGTTTCCTGCGAGAGGATTTATATACTGGGCGCGGGCAGCAAGCTTCGCCTTATGGGGAAACAATCGCCATGGGCCTACAAGTTTTACCCGGAGATTAGAAACGTCGAGACAGAGAGGACCGGCAAAATAGAACAGCTGCGGGACCTGAACATCGATCTCGTACTGTATACGCCCGGCATGTTCAAAGGAAAAGGGGATGAGTTCAAGGCGGCGGGATTTAAGACAGCATGCGCATTTTCAGCTGACAGGAGACCGGCAACCGTCAGCGGGTTCATCGCCGACTTCAAAAAGCAGATGAGTTTCTACGGCGAGGTTCTGGGCCCTGAAGCAAAGGCGAGAACAGACCGGTACTGCAAATACTTCGATGGGAAGATCAATGAAATTCTCACAATAACATCGAAGATCGACAAAAAAGACAGGCCTTCAGTCTACTATGGCTGGAAAAGCGGAAAAATGCTGGCCAGCCAGGGAAGGGCCAGCGTGATGCATTGGAACACCGAGATTGCGGGCGGCAATTACTTACCCCAGGTGCAGGACAACAATTTTGCCAACATGGACAAGAAGCAGGTGCTGTCGTGGGACCCCGATGTGATCCTGATAAGCAGGGCGAACGTGACGACCGACAGCGTGAAAAAAGACCCCGACTGGGCGTCCAAAAAGGCTGTCAAGAACGGCAGGGTCTACTATACCCCCGAAGGCATCTATACATGGGACAACGCAAGCGGGGAAACCGTGCTCTTCATCATATATCTCGCAAAGATCCTTCACCCCGACCTCTTCAAAGACTGGGACATGGTAAAGGAAATGAAGACATTCTATTCGGAGATATACGGCAAGACAATAACGGATAAAGACGCGGAAAGGATCCTCCAGTCTCTCCCGCCAATGTGAACAAGCGCCGACAAGAAAAAGCGGCTTGTTCTGGACG from the Syntrophorhabdaceae bacterium genome contains:
- a CDS encoding DUF364 domain-containing protein, with product MDVLTDIISTIEQDAQVQEVRRGLAWTTVVSKGCGLASTLGSAGCNHEATEGMVRSFTEMTALELARNCSLSNDTAMVSLGLAAVNSLIDVDTSKCSDADGLRLAKDLGKGKNIAVIGHFPFLADVAKTARNLWIIEKRVHPGDYSEEEGKDLIPQSDIVVISSTTIINRTLGDILERCREGAVKMLLGPSTPMTETLFTLGIDMLSGSVVTDKDTVLRSVSEGVSFMQLKRRGGVRFVSMVKNYDDIVRRLAG
- a CDS encoding ABC transporter substrate-binding protein — protein: MRGAKFLFLLVLTAAAFFAITPRITSLHAAEYKVITDMCGNKVEVPVSPQRIASMHCVSCERIYILGAGSKLRLMGKQSPWAYKFYPEIRNVETERTGKIEQLRDLNIDLVLYTPGMFKGKGDEFKAAGFKTACAFSADRRPATVSGFIADFKKQMSFYGEVLGPEAKARTDRYCKYFDGKINEILTITSKIDKKDRPSVYYGWKSGKMLASQGRASVMHWNTEIAGGNYLPQVQDNNFANMDKKQVLSWDPDVILISRANVTTDSVKKDPDWASKKAVKNGRVYYTPEGIYTWDNASGETVLFIIYLAKILHPDLFKDWDMVKEMKTFYSEIYGKTITDKDAERILQSLPPM